In one window of Brenneria goodwinii DNA:
- a CDS encoding CobW family GTP-binding protein has translation MLTKVNLITGFLGSGKTTTIRHLLSQKPEDEVWAVLVNEFGEIGIDGALLADSGAVLKEIPGGCMCCVNGLPMQVGLNMLLQQKKPHRLLIEPTGLGHPKQILSLLTGASYQPWLTLQATLCLLDARQLRESRYTENENFRDQLAAADIIIANKQDTYLDVDRSALQKWQQDNNDTRQIVMVSQGQVDRQLLDQPRHNRRELPDGAHHHQHKIAQGLAALRLPANEPWRRSLNQGQGYHACGWIFAPETIFDTAALLDWVRLSPVSRVKGVMRIKEGTLIVNRQGADLHIETKSVAPIDSRIELINEAPAEWNSLQSVLLKARLTIAG, from the coding sequence TTGCTGACCAAAGTTAATCTCATCACCGGCTTTCTTGGCAGCGGGAAAACCACAACGATCCGGCACCTTCTTTCTCAGAAGCCGGAAGATGAAGTCTGGGCCGTATTGGTTAACGAATTTGGCGAAATCGGCATTGACGGCGCGCTGCTGGCGGACAGCGGCGCGGTATTGAAAGAGATCCCCGGGGGATGCATGTGCTGCGTTAACGGTTTGCCGATGCAGGTCGGCCTGAATATGTTACTGCAGCAAAAAAAGCCGCACCGCTTATTAATTGAGCCTACCGGCCTGGGCCATCCTAAGCAGATTCTCTCGTTGCTGACAGGAGCGAGTTACCAGCCCTGGCTGACGTTACAGGCGACATTATGCCTGCTCGATGCCCGCCAATTGCGCGAATCCCGCTATACGGAGAATGAAAATTTCCGCGACCAGTTGGCCGCCGCCGACATCATTATCGCCAACAAGCAGGATACCTATCTTGATGTAGACCGATCCGCGTTGCAGAAGTGGCAACAGGACAATAACGACACGCGGCAAATCGTGATGGTTAGTCAAGGACAGGTAGACCGGCAACTGCTGGACCAGCCTCGCCATAATCGGCGTGAACTGCCTGACGGCGCCCACCATCACCAGCATAAGATCGCACAAGGTCTGGCGGCGCTGCGGCTGCCGGCCAATGAACCCTGGCGGCGATCGTTAAATCAAGGTCAGGGCTACCATGCCTGCGGCTGGATTTTCGCCCCGGAAACCATCTTTGATACTGCTGCATTGCTGGACTGGGTTCGTCTGTCGCCGGTCAGCCGGGTAAAAGGGGTTATGCGCATCAAAGAAGGAACCTTGATCGTCAACCGTCAGGGGGCCGACCTGCATATTGAAACGAAATCCGTCGCGCCGATTGACAGCCGCATTGAACTCATCAATGAAGCACCCGCCGAATGGAATAGTTTACAATCCGTATTGTTAAAGGCTCGTTTAACTATTGCAGGATAG
- the setB gene encoding sugar efflux transporter SetB: MHTSVSTTRHQPDLTSPAFLVIAFLTGIAGALQLPTLSLFLSNEVQVRPFLVGMFYTGSAVIGIIVSQVLATRSDRQGDRKTLIFQCCLLGALACLLFAWNRNYFILLFVGVLLSSFGSTANPQLFALAREHADRTGREAAMFSSILRAQVSLSWVIGPPIAFALALGFGFTSMYLTAAAVFVLCAILVRIFLPSMPKSVVKTTATLEAPRRNRRDTLLLFAACTLMWTCNGIYIINMPLYLVHELHLPEKLAGIMMGTAAGLEIPAMLIAGYVAKRFGKRFLMRLAVFSGLLFYVGLLCLDSEIALLALQLLNAIFIGILAGIGMLYFQDLMPGQAGAATTLFTNTGRVGWIISGSLAGIVAEIWNYHAVFFIALFMIAGSGYCMWRIKNV; the protein is encoded by the coding sequence ATGCACACATCCGTCAGCACCACTCGACATCAGCCCGATCTGACTTCGCCCGCGTTTCTCGTTATCGCCTTTCTGACCGGAATCGCTGGTGCATTACAGCTCCCGACGCTCAGTCTTTTTCTGTCAAATGAAGTCCAGGTGCGCCCCTTCCTGGTCGGGATGTTCTATACCGGAAGCGCCGTGATCGGCATCATCGTCAGCCAGGTGTTGGCAACGCGCTCAGACCGCCAAGGCGATCGCAAAACGCTTATTTTCCAGTGCTGTTTACTTGGCGCCCTGGCCTGTCTGTTATTTGCCTGGAATCGCAACTACTTTATTCTGCTGTTCGTTGGCGTACTGCTCAGCAGCTTCGGCTCGACGGCAAACCCCCAGCTATTCGCTCTGGCGCGGGAACATGCCGATCGGACGGGCCGCGAAGCCGCGATGTTCAGCTCCATTTTGCGCGCCCAGGTCTCACTCTCCTGGGTGATTGGCCCGCCGATCGCCTTTGCTCTGGCGCTGGGTTTTGGCTTTACGTCAATGTATCTGACGGCAGCCGCCGTATTTGTGCTGTGCGCTATTCTGGTCAGAATTTTTCTTCCATCGATGCCGAAGTCGGTGGTCAAAACCACCGCCACCCTTGAGGCTCCCCGCCGTAATCGCCGGGATACCTTACTGCTGTTCGCCGCCTGCACATTGATGTGGACATGCAACGGCATCTACATCATCAATATGCCGCTCTATTTGGTACATGAGCTTCATCTGCCGGAAAAACTGGCGGGGATAATGATGGGTACCGCAGCCGGATTAGAGATACCGGCCATGTTGATCGCGGGCTATGTCGCCAAACGTTTCGGCAAACGTTTTTTGATGCGGCTGGCCGTCTTCTCCGGTCTGTTGTTTTATGTGGGATTATTGTGCCTCGACAGCGAAATCGCGCTGCTGGCCTTACAGTTGCTGAACGCTATTTTTATCGGCATTCTCGCCGGCATCGGCATGCTCTATTTTCAGGATCTGATGCCCGGACAGGCGGGCGCGGCAACCACGCTCTTCACCAATACCGGGCGCGTCGGCTGGATTATTTCCGGCTCGTTGGCGGGGATTGTGGCGGAAATCTGGAATTATCACGCCGTGTTTTTTATCGCGTTGTTTATGATCGCCGGATCGGGTTACTGCATGTGGCGAATTAAAAACGTGTAG
- a CDS encoding amino acid permease: MAQQDIQHSVQGRTSLRRELKARHLTMIAIGGSIGTGLFVASGATVSQAGPGGALLSYVLIGAMVYFLMTSLGELAAFMPVSGSFATYGSRYVEEGFGFALGWNYWYNWAVTIAVDLVAAQLVMGYWFPDVPGWIWSALFLAVMVLLNVISVKGFGEAEYWFSLIKVVTVVIFIAVGVLMIIGILRGAENAGIHNWQIGDAPFAGGFSAMVGVAMIVGFSFQGTELIGVAAGESKDPQKNIPRAIRQVFWRILLFYVFAILIISLIIPYTDPNLLRNDVKDVAVSPFTLVFQHAGLLSAAAVMNAVILTAVLSAGNSGMYACTRMLFTLASEGKAPRFFAKLSTGGVPRNALYATTVVAALCFLSSMYGNQTVYLWLLNTSGMTGFIAWLGIAISHYRFRRGYVKAGHDLNRLPYLSSFFPLGPIFAFVLCLVITLGQNYQAFLEDKIDWYGVTATYIGIPLFLLIWLGYKLSRGTHFIKYQDMTFPEHK; the protein is encoded by the coding sequence ATGGCTCAGCAAGACATTCAACATTCTGTTCAGGGCAGAACATCCCTGCGCCGTGAACTGAAAGCACGGCATTTGACGATGATCGCGATTGGCGGTTCGATAGGCACCGGTCTGTTTGTTGCTTCCGGCGCAACGGTTTCACAAGCGGGTCCGGGCGGGGCTTTATTGTCGTACGTGCTGATTGGCGCGATGGTCTATTTTCTGATGACCAGCCTGGGAGAGCTGGCGGCGTTTATGCCCGTTTCAGGATCGTTTGCAACTTACGGTTCCCGCTATGTAGAAGAAGGTTTCGGTTTCGCATTGGGGTGGAACTATTGGTACAACTGGGCCGTGACGATTGCGGTTGACCTGGTCGCCGCGCAATTGGTGATGGGCTATTGGTTCCCGGACGTGCCCGGCTGGATCTGGAGCGCGCTGTTTTTAGCGGTTATGGTGCTATTGAACGTCATTTCAGTAAAAGGATTTGGTGAAGCCGAGTATTGGTTCTCGTTGATTAAAGTGGTGACGGTGGTCATTTTTATCGCCGTCGGCGTCCTGATGATTATCGGCATCCTGCGCGGCGCTGAAAATGCGGGGATACATAACTGGCAGATTGGCGATGCGCCATTCGCGGGGGGATTCTCCGCTATGGTGGGCGTGGCGATGATTGTCGGTTTTTCGTTCCAGGGCACGGAATTAATCGGCGTGGCCGCCGGGGAATCAAAAGATCCGCAGAAAAATATCCCGCGAGCCATTCGTCAGGTGTTTTGGCGTATTCTGCTGTTTTATGTCTTTGCTATTTTGATTATCAGCCTGATCATTCCGTATACCGATCCTAATCTGCTGCGTAATGATGTGAAAGATGTGGCCGTCAGCCCCTTTACGCTGGTATTTCAGCATGCCGGTTTGCTTTCCGCGGCAGCGGTGATGAACGCGGTTATTCTTACGGCGGTGCTGTCGGCGGGCAATTCGGGGATGTATGCCTGTACCCGAATGCTGTTTACGCTGGCGTCTGAGGGGAAAGCGCCGCGCTTTTTCGCCAAACTGTCAACAGGAGGCGTACCCCGTAATGCGTTATATGCGACCACGGTGGTTGCCGCATTGTGCTTCCTGTCATCCATGTACGGTAATCAAACGGTTTATCTTTGGTTATTAAATACGTCAGGCATGACCGGTTTTATCGCCTGGCTGGGTATCGCCATCAGTCACTATCGTTTCCGTCGCGGTTATGTCAAGGCCGGACACGATCTGAATCGTCTTCCATACCTTTCCAGTTTCTTCCCGCTGGGGCCGATTTTCGCCTTTGTGCTGTGCCTGGTGATTACATTGGGACAGAACTATCAGGCTTTCCTGGAAGATAAAATTGATTGGTATGGCGTTACGGCAACCTATATCGGTATCCCGCTGTTTCTGCTTATTTGGTTGGGCTATAAACTTTCGCGCGGTACGCATTTCATTAAATATCAGGATATGACGTTCCCGGAACATAAATAA
- the yieE gene encoding DNA-binding transcriptional regulator YeiE, which yields MHITLRQLEVFTEVLKSGSTTQASVVLALSQSAVSAALADLEGQLGVQLFDRVGKRLVVNEHGRLLYPKALSLLEQSAEIEQLFRRDNGALRIYASSTIGNYLLPAMIARYRQDFPEIPLELHVGNTQDVITSVSEFRVDLGLIEGPCHHPDLVTQPWLEDELVVFCAPTHPLARQTLSLSALAEVPWILREQGSGTREVLDHLLLAHLPRFRLVMELGNSEAIKHAVRHCIGISCLSRHVIAEQLESGVLMELSIPLPKFMRTLYLVHHRQKHLSNVLQRFLSYCREA from the coding sequence ATGCATATCACATTACGTCAGTTGGAAGTGTTTACTGAAGTCCTGAAAAGTGGTTCAACCACTCAGGCTTCGGTCGTACTTGCTCTTTCTCAATCCGCAGTCAGTGCCGCGCTGGCCGATCTGGAAGGGCAATTAGGCGTCCAGTTATTCGATCGTGTCGGCAAGCGTCTCGTCGTCAATGAGCATGGCCGCTTGCTTTATCCCAAAGCGTTATCGCTGCTTGAACAATCAGCGGAGATTGAACAGCTTTTTCGCCGTGATAACGGCGCGTTACGTATTTACGCCAGCAGCACTATCGGCAACTATTTACTGCCGGCCATGATCGCCCGCTATCGGCAGGATTTTCCTGAAATTCCCTTGGAATTGCATGTTGGCAATACTCAGGATGTGATTACCAGCGTGTCCGAGTTTCGTGTCGATCTCGGGCTGATCGAAGGGCCGTGCCATCATCCCGATTTGGTAACGCAGCCCTGGCTGGAAGATGAACTGGTGGTTTTCTGCGCGCCGACTCATCCCCTTGCCCGGCAGACGCTGTCTTTATCGGCGCTGGCCGAAGTTCCGTGGATCCTGCGTGAGCAGGGGTCGGGAACCCGTGAAGTTCTGGACCATCTGCTCCTGGCGCACCTGCCGCGTTTCCGTCTGGTGATGGAACTGGGTAACTCCGAAGCCATTAAGCACGCGGTGCGTCATTGCATTGGCATCAGTTGTCTCTCTCGCCACGTTATTGCCGAACAGTTGGAAAGCGGGGTACTGATGGAATTATCTATTCCGTTGCCCAAATTCATGCGTACCCTCTACCTGGTTCACCATCGCCAGAAGCATCTTTCAAACGTTTTACAGCGTTTTTTGAGTTATTGCCGTGAGGCGTAA
- the nfo gene encoding deoxyribonuclease IV, which produces MKYVGAHVSAAGGVDQAVIRAHELEATAFALFTKNQRQWRAAPLASEVIERFKTACATYDYTPAQILPHDSYLINLGHPETEALEKSRAAFIDEMARCQQLGLTLLNFHPGSHLKQIDEDRCLARIAESINIALAATEGVTAVIENTAGQGTNLGFRFEHLAAIIDGVEDKSRVGVCIDTCHAFAGGYDLRSKAECDNTFAEFDKVVGFHYLRGMHLNDAKSEFNSRVDRHNSLGEGNIGKTAFSYIMGDARFDGIPLILETVNPDIWAEEIAWLKSQI; this is translated from the coding sequence ATGAAATACGTAGGTGCTCATGTCAGTGCGGCCGGCGGTGTCGATCAAGCGGTCATACGCGCTCATGAGCTGGAAGCAACGGCTTTCGCCTTGTTCACCAAAAATCAGCGCCAGTGGCGGGCCGCGCCGTTGGCGTCCGAGGTGATTGAACGATTTAAAACCGCGTGCGCAACCTATGATTATACCCCGGCGCAAATTTTGCCGCACGATAGCTACCTGATTAATCTTGGGCACCCGGAAACGGAAGCGCTGGAAAAATCACGCGCCGCCTTTATTGACGAGATGGCGCGTTGCCAGCAATTGGGATTGACCCTGCTGAATTTCCACCCGGGAAGTCATCTAAAACAGATTGATGAAGATCGCTGTCTGGCGCGGATCGCCGAGTCGATCAATATTGCGCTGGCGGCAACCGAAGGCGTCACGGCGGTGATTGAAAATACCGCCGGGCAAGGCACGAATCTGGGATTCCGCTTTGAACATCTGGCCGCCATTATCGACGGCGTTGAAGACAAAAGCCGCGTTGGCGTCTGCATCGATACCTGCCACGCCTTTGCCGGCGGGTACGATTTACGCAGCAAAGCCGAGTGTGACAACACCTTTGCCGAATTCGATAAAGTTGTCGGTTTTCATTACTTACGCGGTATGCATCTGAACGATGCCAAAAGCGAATTCAACAGCCGGGTTGACCGTCACAACAGCTTAGGAGAGGGTAATATCGGCAAAACGGCCTTCAGCTACATCATGGGAGACGCGCGTTTTGATGGTATCCCGTTGATTCTGGAAACCGTGAATCCAGATATTTGGGCGGAGGAAATCGCCTGGCTCAAGTCGCAGATCTGA
- the fruB gene encoding fused PTS fructose transporter subunit IIA/HPr protein: MFQLLQQDIHLGAVASSKQEAIQLVASALTQAGCVSAAYVDGMLKRETQTSTYLGNGIAIPHGTTDTRDLVLKTGVQVFQFPQGVTWGEDQTAYVVLGIAARSDEHLALLRQLTHVLSDDRVAARLASTTSAEELRSLLMGEQQMPEFRFDTSLISLDVATDNLLTLQALNAGRLQQIGAADAGFVSHVVSNKPLNLGQGIWFSDSAEGNISSAAAVARPAAPFDVDGESVALLVTVAAADDQAYAPIDYLTKLLTEQKAERLLKADAPTLLALLTSDVPEQSDVLTAEFTIRNDHGLHARPGTMLVNVIKQFSSDITVANLDGTGKAVNGRSLMKVIALGVKKGHKLRFTASGSDAEQALAAIGEAINSGLGEGAA, encoded by the coding sequence ATGTTCCAGTTGTTACAGCAAGATATTCATTTAGGCGCGGTAGCCAGTAGCAAGCAGGAAGCTATACAGCTTGTTGCTTCAGCTCTGACTCAGGCCGGGTGCGTCAGCGCAGCATATGTCGACGGCATGCTGAAGCGCGAGACGCAAACCTCCACTTATTTAGGGAACGGCATCGCCATTCCTCATGGCACGACGGATACCCGCGATCTGGTACTGAAAACGGGTGTTCAGGTGTTTCAATTTCCCCAAGGCGTTACCTGGGGAGAAGATCAAACGGCCTATGTGGTGCTGGGGATTGCGGCCCGCTCGGATGAGCACCTGGCGCTGTTACGCCAGTTAACGCATGTCCTTAGCGACGATCGCGTCGCGGCTCGTTTGGCGAGCACCACTTCGGCGGAAGAACTGCGCAGCCTGCTGATGGGCGAACAGCAGATGCCGGAGTTCCGTTTCGATACCTCACTGATTTCGCTTGATGTGGCAACGGACAATCTGCTGACGCTGCAGGCGCTGAATGCCGGCCGCCTGCAACAGATTGGCGCGGCGGATGCCGGTTTCGTCAGCCATGTCGTGAGCAATAAACCACTGAATCTGGGACAGGGTATCTGGTTCAGCGACAGTGCTGAAGGCAACATCAGCAGCGCCGCCGCCGTTGCCCGTCCGGCCGCGCCTTTCGATGTCGATGGCGAGTCTGTCGCGTTGCTGGTGACGGTTGCCGCCGCCGACGATCAGGCCTATGCGCCGATTGATTACCTGACCAAACTGTTGACCGAGCAAAAAGCTGAACGCTTGCTGAAAGCCGATGCGCCTACCTTGCTGGCCTTGCTGACCAGCGATGTGCCGGAGCAGAGCGACGTGCTGACGGCGGAGTTCACCATCCGCAACGATCATGGTTTGCACGCGCGTCCGGGCACGATGCTGGTTAATGTGATTAAGCAGTTCAGCAGCGACATTACCGTTGCCAATCTTGATGGTACCGGCAAAGCGGTGAATGGCCGCAGCCTGATGAAAGTTATCGCACTGGGTGTGAAGAAAGGTCACAAACTACGTTTTACCGCCAGCGGCAGCGATGCTGAACAAGCATTGGCCGCCATTGGCGAAGCAATTAATTCTGGCTTAGGCGAGGGGGCAGCATGA
- the yeiP gene encoding elongation factor P-like protein YeiP, producing MARANEIKRGMAVNYNGKLLLVKDIDIQSPSARGASTLYKMRFSDVRTGLKVEERFKGDDILDTISLTRRTVTFSYIDGDEYVFMDDEDYTPYNFKKDQIEEELLFIPEGGMPGIQVLSWDGELIALELPQTVDMEIVDTAPGIKGASASARNKPATMSTGLTIQVPEYLSAGEKIRIHIPERRYMGRAE from the coding sequence ATGGCAAGAGCGAACGAAATTAAACGCGGTATGGCCGTTAACTATAATGGCAAATTGCTGCTGGTGAAGGACATTGATATCCAGAGCCCAAGCGCCCGTGGAGCCAGTACGCTATACAAGATGCGTTTTTCTGACGTGCGCACCGGATTAAAGGTTGAAGAACGTTTTAAGGGCGATGATATTCTCGATACCATCTCCCTGACGCGTCGGACGGTCACCTTCTCTTATATTGATGGCGACGAGTACGTCTTTATGGATGATGAAGACTACACGCCATACAACTTCAAAAAAGACCAAATAGAAGAAGAATTGCTATTCATTCCCGAAGGCGGCATGCCGGGTATTCAGGTATTGAGCTGGGATGGTGAACTCATTGCGCTTGAATTACCGCAGACGGTGGATATGGAAATTGTCGACACGGCTCCCGGCATCAAAGGCGCCTCAGCCAGCGCCCGAAACAAACCAGCGACAATGAGCACTGGCCTGACGATTCAGGTACCGGAATATCTGAGCGCCGGTGAGAAAATCCGTATCCATATTCCAGAACGCCGTTATATGGGCCGCGCGGAGTAA
- the fruA gene encoding PTS fructose transporter subunit IIBC, whose product MKTLLILDKSLGLARSHLVKNLLGAAAAKAGLTFTEQADEAELAIILGATAAADAALNGKQVFVGDVELAASQPEAFLDKAKADATTYQATAAAPVQQSASPKRIVAVTACPTGVAHTFMAAEAIETEAKKRGWWVKVETRGSVGAGNPITPEEVEQADVVIVAADIEVDLSKFAGKKMYRTSTGLALKKTAQELDKALAEATVYQPSGQSGAEATGQSKKGGSGPYSHLLTGVSYMLPVVVAGGLCIALSFMFGIEAFKEPGTLAAALKTIGDSAFMLMVPVLAGYIAFSIADRPGLAPGLVGGVLANTMGAGFIGGIIAGFLAGYIARAINKHIHLPQSMSALKPILIIPLLATLIMGLIMVYGIGTPVSKILTGLTDWLQSMGTANAVILGAILGGMMCTDMGGPVNKVAYVFGTTLLSSQIYGPMAAIMAGGMVPPLAMGLATLLAGKKFNPTEREGGKAAFVLGLCFISEGAIPFAARDPIRVLPCCIIGGALTGAISMAVGAKLMAPHGGLFVLLIPSAITPVLGYLFAIIAGTVVAGVLYAFLKRPDEELVKTAA is encoded by the coding sequence ATGAAAACGCTGCTGATTTTAGACAAATCACTGGGCCTGGCGAGAAGCCATCTGGTGAAAAATCTACTCGGCGCTGCCGCTGCGAAAGCAGGGCTGACGTTTACAGAACAGGCTGATGAAGCCGAACTGGCTATCATTCTTGGCGCAACCGCTGCGGCGGACGCGGCGCTGAATGGAAAACAGGTCTTTGTTGGCGATGTTGAACTGGCCGCAAGCCAACCGGAGGCTTTTCTGGATAAGGCCAAAGCGGACGCAACCACGTATCAGGCGACTGCGGCAGCACCAGTTCAGCAAAGCGCGTCACCAAAACGTATCGTCGCCGTAACGGCGTGCCCAACGGGCGTGGCGCATACGTTCATGGCGGCGGAAGCGATTGAAACCGAAGCGAAGAAACGCGGCTGGTGGGTTAAAGTTGAAACCCGCGGTTCCGTCGGCGCGGGCAATCCCATCACGCCGGAAGAAGTCGAACAGGCCGATGTGGTGATTGTCGCGGCGGATATTGAAGTCGATCTGAGTAAGTTCGCCGGTAAGAAAATGTACCGTACTTCTACCGGTCTGGCGCTGAAAAAGACCGCGCAGGAGTTGGATAAGGCGCTGGCGGAAGCAACGGTTTATCAGCCCAGCGGACAGAGCGGCGCGGAAGCGACCGGCCAATCGAAAAAAGGCGGTTCGGGGCCTTATAGCCACCTGTTGACCGGCGTGTCGTACATGCTGCCGGTGGTGGTGGCCGGCGGGTTGTGTATCGCACTGTCGTTTATGTTCGGTATCGAAGCCTTTAAGGAACCGGGTACGCTGGCTGCAGCGCTGAAAACGATCGGTGACTCGGCGTTTATGCTGATGGTGCCGGTGTTGGCCGGATATATCGCGTTTTCCATTGCCGACCGTCCCGGCCTGGCGCCAGGTTTGGTTGGCGGCGTGTTGGCGAATACCATGGGAGCCGGGTTCATTGGCGGTATCATCGCTGGTTTTCTGGCGGGGTATATCGCCAGAGCGATCAACAAGCATATCCACCTGCCGCAAAGTATGTCGGCGCTGAAACCGATCTTGATTATCCCGCTATTGGCAACCTTGATTATGGGCTTGATCATGGTATACGGCATTGGTACGCCGGTATCCAAGATCCTGACCGGTTTGACCGACTGGCTGCAATCCATGGGTACGGCGAATGCGGTGATCCTGGGCGCTATCCTGGGCGGCATGATGTGTACCGATATGGGCGGGCCGGTAAACAAAGTGGCTTACGTATTTGGCACTACATTGCTGAGCAGCCAGATTTATGGCCCCATGGCCGCGATTATGGCGGGGGGGATGGTGCCGCCGCTGGCGATGGGTCTGGCAACGTTGCTGGCCGGCAAGAAATTTAACCCGACGGAACGCGAGGGCGGTAAAGCGGCGTTTGTTCTGGGGCTGTGCTTTATTTCCGAAGGGGCCATCCCGTTCGCTGCCCGTGATCCTATCCGCGTATTGCCATGCTGCATCATCGGCGGCGCGCTGACCGGTGCTATTTCAATGGCGGTGGGAGCCAAACTGATGGCGCCGCACGGCGGTCTGTTTGTGCTGTTGATCCCAAGCGCCATTACGCCGGTATTGGGTTATCTGTTTGCGATTATCGCCGGGACAGTCGTGGCCGGCGTGCTGTACGCATTCCTGAAACGCCCGGATGAAGAACTGGTGAAAACGGCTGCTTAA
- the fruK gene encoding 1-phosphofructokinase: MSRRVATITLNPAYDLVGYCPEIEKGEVNLVQTAGLHAAGKGINVAKVLKDLGIDVTVGGFLGKDNQDGFQQLFSELGIANRFQVVPGRTRINVKLTEKDGDVTDLNFSGFEVTQQDWQRFVNDSLSWLGQFDMVAVSGSLPAGVDPDAFTDWMSRLRSHCPCIIFDSSRDALVAGLKAAPWLVKPNRRELEIWAGRKLPTLDDVVDAAHALREQGIAHVVISLGAEGALWVNASGAWLAKPPACEVVSTVGAGDSMVGGLIYGLLMRESSEHTLRLATAVAALAVSQSNVGITDRPQLAAMMARVDLKPFN; the protein is encoded by the coding sequence ATGAGCAGGCGAGTCGCCACCATTACCCTGAATCCGGCTTATGACCTGGTTGGCTATTGTCCTGAAATTGAAAAGGGCGAAGTAAACCTGGTTCAGACAGCGGGTCTGCATGCGGCTGGCAAAGGTATCAATGTCGCCAAGGTGCTGAAAGACCTCGGGATTGATGTCACGGTGGGTGGGTTCCTGGGTAAAGACAATCAGGATGGTTTTCAGCAATTGTTCAGTGAATTGGGCATTGCGAACCGTTTTCAGGTTGTACCGGGACGTACGCGTATCAATGTCAAACTGACGGAAAAAGACGGGGACGTTACCGATCTCAATTTCTCCGGATTTGAAGTAACGCAGCAGGATTGGCAACGTTTTGTCAATGATTCCCTGAGTTGGCTCGGGCAGTTCGATATGGTTGCCGTCAGCGGTAGTTTGCCTGCCGGTGTTGATCCGGATGCCTTTACCGATTGGATGTCCAGGTTACGCAGCCATTGTCCGTGCATTATTTTTGACAGCAGCCGTGATGCGCTGGTGGCGGGACTGAAGGCCGCTCCCTGGCTGGTAAAACCGAATCGCCGGGAGTTGGAAATCTGGGCGGGACGTAAATTACCTACGTTGGATGATGTGGTTGATGCCGCGCATGCATTGCGTGAACAAGGGATCGCTCATGTTGTTATCTCACTGGGGGCGGAAGGCGCCCTGTGGGTCAACGCATCGGGCGCGTGGCTGGCAAAACCGCCTGCTTGTGAAGTGGTTAGTACGGTGGGCGCGGGTGACTCCATGGTTGGGGGACTGATTTATGGATTATTGATGCGCGAGTCCAGTGAACATACTTTGCGCTTGGCAACGGCGGTGGCAGCACTGGCAGTGAGCCAAAGCAATGTTGGTATTACCGATCGTCCTCAGTTGGCCGCGATGATGGCGCGGGTCGATCTGAAACCCTTTAACTGA
- a CDS encoding YkgJ family cysteine cluster protein: MDCRSDCGACCIAPSISSPLPGMPNGKPANTPCIHLDAQMRCGIFHSPLRPAVCSGLQARADMCFSHRDEALIYLFKLEADTAPDIRLSTRF, encoded by the coding sequence ATGGACTGTCGTTCTGATTGCGGCGCATGCTGCATCGCCCCTTCAATATCCAGCCCGTTGCCCGGCATGCCGAATGGCAAACCGGCCAATACGCCGTGTATTCATCTGGATGCGCAGATGCGCTGCGGAATATTTCATTCGCCGCTCAGACCGGCCGTTTGTTCAGGGTTACAGGCGCGAGCTGATATGTGTTTCAGCCATCGTGATGAGGCGCTTATTTACCTGTTCAAACTGGAAGCCGATACGGCGCCCGATATCCGCCTGTCTACACGTTTTTAA